One part of the Amphiura filiformis chromosome 5, Afil_fr2py, whole genome shotgun sequence genome encodes these proteins:
- the LOC140152072 gene encoding uncharacterized protein — protein MSGRTSRRIHVHMPSTKPKRRMGSASPQMRKKAGSRERNSNKKHHRHFGGAIIVDNGAKLKQKVPSKEKETNNVDSQQVEMQRKEWEAYKCELNNLTSWLAAATQISTRWMAPTNNILSIRVFLERHLASAMELETHQHQKDTVLAKGCDLVRQYPQLASELEATLTAIDAQFNQLVERLEQQFVEIEDALEGAKANISQGKNGGEPQCINLEQAKDTLDQMALRLRSRKRRNSPMETNIQALNRQVGGFNTSNRLSSTRQQQPQQPSVSSTLTSTLSSTLSSTLSSSTSPDFDALYEELSDWLKDMQIAVSECNNLGVSDMRIEHMCKGYEQELQMREVSRTKLERKAQKLIASNPNQANEIANKLESINQHWQALQERLNPQKVPNSNQKKKKNAQKQSKKIFDSSEEALSLVVEVEDIIVKLKAWLSGMERRLFAADCITCPGNVAEMEKRLIDHKELQGDINKHAEGIKIVLTMCNMLQEDKYACASDKEGEALQLAAINLERRWEAIQAQARDLQCALELKIRTFKGPEAILSTPDTEPTKPESPEAEEDNPVLLSLSSPVSSLAAVHKLFRPSMAKDDDAVDGYTNRMQEWAGGVDYDDFLIVREAFSENDAFSMSETSDVSVGDFDFDDILPLKKGDEEEEQLLGACASPPSDCGTPEILAMSDDMLDAYLQMEEEILMQEELMDEPIGTPIERKRKQSSASDVEFWSVSPREEHMMSSMEFSTGEFDTEPMVLHAGEQGYHSDRKSRKGSIGFTVTYPPLSSSLPAEESGSLPDIVCAASSAPARFEPWMSGNYKPGPIDFLSTDAFDGFGSSDEEEDNYGGDVEDSDDLWDEAEHDVTVTHEQHTPDTQEMFAFEDDFTTPTKEALHKNCPDLKTPSKEGLHPRDTNFQTTTKGGLYDDDTDHIPTKDVKMEKASEQIPLSTSLTFNPEKSSYFPPLVTSSSAPMDWSSVSVPSNFFKPTIVKPLGKTKRFFSSIYDEDDFMAVQEALSDDAEIDGMKNQQAESKNQLLQLRKSLNASLGPTITSKKLFPDELMSPASKYHKDDLLELTELSLSHMCESLDFMTELAHWIMPVHHDNDPPVKATGSPPTRDTSEPQRHREQRQEQQLSKASENVDQYRSYRRAAGTPSPSLSFEDLFEDYSESTRPNAVEVCAPSDKQNITTDTETESSLSISSHESDDKPTRDTAVPVRNQQGSQMEPVLDESDGSPVRIADTSIGSIDLPEFNQPEGEQGEELYSNPDSSTPSHDDIQEESPQQSPIPTTSGSFSSEHVGDMRDEDQEAYLTYVSELAEACSEGELSRVFGKFHQQKCHVWSMGLTDTVGFPTPSPEEEEIIAEVEDLEKKIADAEIFAEELEDSSSESVEDDAVDTLSQCSEDTDKLMEASDELVKELQDRRRLQMEPLPESEIGSWRDVIVLWLKDNEESEKMGTDTPVQSEEADEVTPTNDVSGEEEEDQPAVTAAGQNKEQPSCDITDSGVWTCSQSSSLLTGSSVPAPQAESDITEEADSGQFSEFSEEGSPIRSLSPKHSPCLEPLQEDRESLTDDVDEEDIPPQEMEVEPVEVNTKEEAVSTTVEKKPLTFLCRVLRMSLPIQILMIFYIVVVIVLPSVVISGNGECNFSMTDRLMFNGRRWIPTVRYTRGPPPV, from the exons GCATATAAATGCGAGTTGAATAATTTAACAAGTTGGCTAGCAGCTGCAACACAGATATCGACTCGATGGATGGCACCTACAAATAACATCCTCAGTATTCGTGTGTTCTTGGAGAGACATTTG GCTTCAGCTATGGAGTTGGAAACTCACCAACACCAAAAAGACACAGTACTTGCCAAAGGTTGCGACCTAGTCCGTCAGTACCCACAGCTAGCCTCCGAGTTAGAAGCTACATTAACTGCCATTGATGCCCAATTTAACCAGCTTGTGGAGAGACTAGAACAACAGTTTGTAGAAATTGAAGATGCCTTAGAAGGAGCCAAAGCAAATATCAGTCAAGGAAAAAATGGG GGGGAGCCGCAGTGCATTAATCTGGAACAGGCAAAGGACACACTGGACCAAATGGCATTGCGACTGCGTAGCCGTAAGCGACGGAACTCTCCCATGGAGACCAACATTCAAGCCTTGAACAGACAGGTTGGGGGATTCAATACATCCAACAG ATTATCTTCTACGAGACAGCAGCAGCCTCAGCAACCATCCGTATCATCAACCCTCACGTCAACACTCTCATCCACCCTGTCATCAACCCTCAGTAGTAGTACTTCACCGGACTTTGATGCTCTCTATGAGGAGCTTAGCGATTGGTTGAAGGATATGCAGATTGCAGTGTCTGAGTGTAACAATCTTGGAGTGTCTGATATGCGTATTGAGCACATGTGCAAG GGTTACGAGCAGGAACTCCAGATGCGTGAAGTGAGCCGTACCAAACTGGAGCGTAAAGCACAAAAACTTATAGCGTCCAACCCTAACCAAGCCAATGAGATAGCAAACAAGCTGGAATCCATCAACCAACATTGGCAAGCCTTGCAGGAGAGACTCAATCCACAGAAAGTGCCAAACAGcaaccagaagaagaagaagaatgcacAGAAACAATCAAAGAAAATATTTGATAGCAGCGAGGAAGCACTGAGCCTTGTGGTAGAGGTGGAGGATATAATTGTGAAGCTTAAAGCGTGGTTGAGTGGGATGGAGAGGAGACTGTTTGCTGCTGATTGTATCACATGCCCTGGCAATGTGGCAGAGATGGAAAAGAGACTGATTGATCACAAG GAGCTGCAAGGAGACATCAACAAACATGCCGAAGGTATCAAAATCGTGTTAACCATGTGTAACATGTTGCAGGAAGACAAGTATGCTTGTGCCTCAGATAAGGAAGGAGAAGCATTACAACTTGCAGCTATCAACCTAGAGAGGCGATGGGAAGCCATACAAGCCCAAGCCAGGGATCTTCAGTGTGCACTGGAATTGAAGATCAGGACATTCAAG GGTCCTGAAGCAATTCTTTCAACACCAGACACAGAACCAACAAAACCAGAATCGCCTGAAGCAGAGGAAGACAACCCTGTCCTTCTTTCACTAAGCTCCCCAGTTAGTTCCTTGGCTGCAGTCCACAAGCTCTTCCGTCCATCAATGGCTAAAGACGATGATGCGGTGGATGGCTATACCAACAGAATGCAAGAGTGGGCAGGTGGTGTAGATTATGATGATTTCTTGATAGTCCGTGAGGCCTTTTCTGAAAATGATGCCTTCAGCATGAGTGAAACATCCGATGTGTCTGTAGGAGACTTTGATTTTGATGATATATTACCTTTGAAGAAAGGAGATGAAGAAGAGGAGCAGCTTCTTGGAGCATGTGCCTCACCACCATCTGATTGTGGTACCCCAGAGATCTTGGCCATGAGTGATGATATGCTGGATGCTTACCTGCAGATGGAAGAGGAGATCCTGATGCAGGAAGAGCTCATGGATGAGCCCATTGGTACCCCCATTGAACGAAAGCGTAAACAAAGCAGTGCCTCTGATGTCGAGTTCTGGTCTGTATCGCCACGAGAAGAACATATGATGAGCAGTATGGAGTTCTCAACAGGTGAATTTGATACCGAGCCTATGGTTCTGCATGCTGGCGAGCAAGGCTATCATTCCGATAGGAAATCGCGTAAGGGAAGCATTGGATTTACTGTGACATATCCTCCTCTCTCGTCAAGTCTACCAGCAGAAGAAAGTGGATCCTTACCAGATATTGTCTGTGCAGCAAGTTCAGCACCAGCACGTTTTGAACCATGGATGAGTGGTAACTACAAACCAGGACCAATAGACTTTTTGTCAACTGATGCATTTGATGGCTTTGGCTCATCTGATGAAGAAGAAGACAACTATGGTGGTGATGTTGAAGACAGTGATGATCTTTGGGATGAAGCAGAACATGATGTCACCGTCACGCATGAACAGCACACACCAGATACTCAAGAAATGTTTGcctttgaagatgattttacaaCACCCACTAAGGaagctttgcataaaaattgtccGGATCTTAAGACTCCCAGTAAAGAAGGTCTGCATCCCAGAGACACAAATTTTCAGACAACAACTAAAGGAGGGCTGTATGATGATGACACAGATCACATTCCAACAAAAGATGTCAAGATGGAGAAAGCTTCAGAGCAAATCCCTCTTTCAACATCCCTTACCTTCAATCCAGAGAAATCTTCTTACTTTCCACCACTTGTCACTTCATCTTCAGCACCAATGGACTGGTCTAGTGTAAGCGTTCCAAGTAATTTCTTCAAACCCACTATTGTGAAGCCTCTCGGTAAGACTAAACGCTTCTTCTCATCCATTTATGATGAAGATGACTTCATGGCAGTCCAAGAAGCACTTTCAGATGATGCAGAAATTGACGGTATGAAAAACCAACAAGCAGAGTCTAAAAACCAATTGTTGCAGCTTAGGAAAAGTTTGAATGCCTCACTTGGTCCAACTATCACCAGCAAGAAGCTTTTCCCTGATGAGCTTATGTCACCAGCATCCAAATACCACAAAGATGATCTTCTGGAGCTTACGGAATTGAGCTTATCACATATGTGCGAATCTTTGGATTTTATGACTGAGCTTGCACACTGGATCATGCCGGTACATCATGATAATGATCCCCCAGTAAAAGCCACTGGTAGTCCACCAACTAGAGACACTTCAGAACCACAGAGACATCGGGAACAACGTCAGGAACAACAACTGTCAAAAGCATCTGAGAATGTAGATCAGTACAGATCATATAGAAGAGCTGCAGGAACTCCTAGTCCAAGCCTCAGCTTTGAAGACCTGTTTGAAGACTATTCTGAAAGTACTAGACCAAATGCAGTTGAGGTGTGTGCACCCAGTGATAAGCAGAACATAACAACTGATACGGAAACAGAAAGCTCATTGAGCATTAGTAGCCATGAATCGGATGATAAACCAACACGTGACACTGCTGTACCAGTACGGAATCAACAAGGAAGTCAGATGGAACCTGTTCTTGATGAATCTGATGGATCTCCTGTGCGTATAGCAGACACATCTATTGGATCCATTGATCTGCCAGAGTTTAACCAACCTGAAGGAGAACAAGGAGAAGAACTGTATTCCAACCCTGATTCAAGTACTCCAAGTCATGATGACATCCAAGAAGAAAGTCCTCAACAGAGTCCAATCCCAACAACGTCAGGATCATTTTCATCAGAGCATGTTGGTGATATGAGAGATGAAGACCAAGAAGCATATTTAACTTATGTTTCAGAATTAGCAGAAGCATGTTCAGAAGGAGAGCTGTCAAGAGTCTTTGGCAAGTTTCATCAACAGAAATGCCATGTGTGGTCAATGGGTCTCACAGATACTGTTGGGTTCCCAACTCCATCTCCTGAGGAAGAAGAAATCATTGCAGAAGTTGAAGATTTAGAAAAGAAGATAGCTGATGCTGAAATATTTGCTGAAGAGCTTGAGGACAGCAGCTCTGAATCTGTTGAAGATGATGCTGTCGATACACTCTCACAGTGTTCGGAAGATACTGATAAGCTTATGGAAGCAAGTGATGAACTAGTGAAAGAATTACAAGACAGGCGTCGTCTCCAGATGGAACCTCTACCAGAGTCGGAAATTGGAAGCTGGCGTGATGTGATTGTCTTGTGGTTGAAGGATAATGAGGAATCAGAGAAGATGGGTACAGATACTCCAGTTCAGTCTGAAGAAGCTGATGAAGTCACACCAACAAATGATGTAAGtggggaagaagaagaagatcaacCAGCAGTCACAGCAGCTGGACAAAACAAAGAGCAGCCATCATGTGACATTACTGATTCAGGTGTGTGGACATGCTCACAAAGTTCATCTCTGTTAACTGGTAGCAGTGTGCCTGCGCCACAAGCAGAGAGTGACATCACAGAAGAAGCTGATAGCGGACAGTTCTCGGAGTTCAGTGAG GAGGGTTCACCAATACGCAGCCTTTCTCCAAAACATAGCCCATGTCTGGAGCCTCTGCAAGAGGATCGTGAATCCCTCACTGATGACGTAGACGAAGAAGACATACCTCCACAAGAGATGGAAGTAGAACCAGTTGAAGTCAACACAAAAGAGGAAGCTGTATCAACAACGGTGGAGAAGAAGCCACTGACCTTCTTATGTCGTGTACTCCGTATGTCACTGCCAATTCAAATCTTGATGATATTCTACATAGTGGTCGTCATTGTCTTACCATCTGTAGTTATCAGCGGTAACGGCGAGTGTAACTTCTCCATGACCGACCGGTTGATGTTTAACGGTAGGAGGTGGATACCAACAGTGCGATACACTCGTGGACCACCTCCTGTGTAA